In a single window of the Amycolatopsis sp. cg5 genome:
- a CDS encoding NAD(P)-dependent oxidoreductase, which translates to MTEARSRGHEVTPVSRRPSTTMRTGDATNVEDVASLSEGQDVLISATRPAPGSGPELVAAAKALLAGTKCRLLLVGGAASLRVADGTILSDTPDFPAEIREIALACNEQLAACRAASDVDWTYLSPPASLEPGVRTGSYRVGADDLLVDANGLSSISVEDFAVALVDEAERPRHRGTRFTVGY; encoded by the coding sequence GTGACCGAAGCGCGCTCGCGCGGACATGAGGTGACGCCCGTCAGCCGCCGGCCGTCCACGACGATGCGCACCGGCGACGCCACGAACGTCGAGGACGTGGCATCGCTCAGCGAAGGCCAGGACGTGCTGATCAGCGCGACGCGCCCGGCGCCGGGCAGCGGACCTGAGCTCGTCGCGGCCGCGAAAGCGTTGCTGGCGGGCACGAAATGCCGGTTGCTGCTCGTCGGCGGGGCCGCGAGCCTGCGGGTCGCGGACGGCACGATCCTGTCCGACACCCCGGACTTCCCCGCCGAGATCCGAGAGATCGCCTTGGCCTGCAACGAACAGCTCGCCGCCTGCCGCGCGGCGTCCGATGTGGACTGGACGTACCTGAGCCCGCCCGCCTCGCTGGAACCCGGCGTCCGCACCGGAAGTTACCGGGTCGGCGCGGACGATCTGCTCGTCGACGCGAACGGTCTTTCGTCGATCTCGGTGGAAGACTTCGCGGTCGCGCTGGTCGACGAGGCGGAACGACCCCGCCACCGCGG
- a CDS encoding MarR family winged helix-turn-helix transcriptional regulator, translated as MADHVDFIVQQWAEQRPDVDVSPMAVIGRLKRLWQLVDAELRQTFKEHDLDSASFDVLATLRRGGTPLSPTELMKASMVTSGAVTQRLDKLEARGLVVRAERASDGRGVQVELTPEGLALIDRALPDHLATETRLLSALSGTEFDELVGTLRKLLESLGDVRG; from the coding sequence ATGGCAGACCACGTCGACTTCATCGTGCAGCAGTGGGCCGAGCAGCGTCCTGACGTGGACGTCTCGCCGATGGCCGTGATCGGGCGGCTGAAGCGGCTCTGGCAGCTGGTCGACGCCGAACTGCGCCAGACCTTCAAGGAGCACGACCTCGACTCCGCCTCGTTCGACGTGCTCGCGACGCTCCGCCGTGGCGGAACGCCGCTGAGCCCGACCGAGCTGATGAAGGCCTCGATGGTGACCTCGGGCGCGGTCACCCAGCGCCTCGACAAGCTGGAGGCGCGCGGCCTCGTCGTCCGCGCCGAGCGGGCTTCGGACGGCCGCGGCGTCCAGGTCGAGCTCACCCCCGAAGGCCTGGCGCTGATCGACCGCGCGCTGCCCGACCATCTCGCCACCGAGACGCGCCTGCTCTCGGCGCTCAGCGGAACCGAGTTCGACGAGCTGGTCGGGACGCTGCGCAAACTCCTCGAGTCGCTCGGCGACGTCAGAGGCTGA
- a CDS encoding cytochrome P450 gives MVPEIELTDLQVLRDPFSAYGRAREQAPLARVGAPEFGPMWAVTRHDDAKRLLVDPRFEISTDSFMRPDVAAEYLPYLRTMSEMAPSEHLRQRRLVAPAFTPRRAAEFRPRIEPIVERLLDDLTDGDLLTGFAQRLPMEVICELVGIDEANRPRWREYGAAVAMGAGPKFAGAVPGILEGAKEAVARKRAEPGDDVISDLLRAQSEDGDRLSDAELVTLVWHLVLAGQTPVNLIANAIEVLLTNPGDRAAFHGNPAGAVDELTRLHGPGLLTIPRYAREDVELLGTEIAQGEPVLTVIAAANRDPRVFTDPDRLIPGRTAGHLGFAHGPHFCLGASLARVETEVALTVLLRRFPDLAIKEAERAPDPGTWRLSSLVVSL, from the coding sequence TGCGTGACCCCTTCAGCGCGTACGGCCGCGCCCGCGAGCAGGCCCCACTGGCACGGGTCGGCGCGCCGGAATTCGGGCCGATGTGGGCCGTGACCAGGCACGACGATGCCAAGCGGCTGCTGGTCGACCCGCGCTTCGAGATCAGCACCGACAGCTTCATGCGCCCCGACGTGGCCGCCGAGTACCTGCCCTACCTGCGAACCATGAGCGAGATGGCGCCGAGCGAACATCTGCGCCAGCGACGGCTGGTGGCGCCCGCGTTCACCCCCAGGCGAGCCGCCGAGTTCCGGCCGAGGATCGAGCCGATCGTCGAGCGGCTGCTCGACGATCTCACCGACGGGGATCTGCTCACCGGGTTCGCCCAGCGCCTGCCCATGGAGGTGATCTGCGAACTCGTCGGCATCGACGAAGCGAATCGTCCGCGATGGCGGGAGTACGGCGCGGCGGTCGCCATGGGCGCCGGGCCGAAGTTCGCCGGAGCCGTCCCCGGCATCCTCGAAGGCGCCAAGGAAGCGGTGGCGCGGAAGCGGGCCGAACCGGGCGATGACGTGATCTCGGATCTGCTCCGCGCCCAGTCCGAGGACGGCGACCGGCTCAGCGACGCCGAACTCGTCACGCTCGTCTGGCATCTCGTGCTCGCCGGGCAGACGCCGGTCAACCTCATCGCCAACGCGATCGAGGTGCTGCTGACCAACCCCGGCGACCGCGCGGCGTTCCACGGAAACCCGGCAGGCGCCGTCGACGAGCTGACCCGCCTGCACGGCCCGGGACTGCTGACGATTCCGCGCTACGCGAGGGAAGACGTCGAACTGCTCGGCACCGAGATCGCCCAGGGCGAGCCGGTGCTGACCGTGATCGCCGCCGCCAATCGCGATCCGCGCGTGTTCACCGATCCGGACCGGCTGATTCCCGGCAGGACGGCCGGCCACCTCGGCTTCGCGCACGGGCCGCACTTCTGCCTCGGCGCGTCGCTGGCGCGGGTCGAAACCGAGGTCGCGCTCACCGTCTTGCTGCGGCGCTTCCCCGATCTCGCGATCAAGGAAGCCGAGCGCGCGCCCGATCCCGGCACGTGGCGGCTGTCGTCGCTGGTCGTCAGCCTCTGA
- a CDS encoding EamA family transporter, with translation MLSNRIALIAVTALAPAIWGTTYLVTTEFLPPDRPLFAALVRALPVGLLLVALTRRLPRGQWWWRSLVLGTLNIGVFLALLFVAAYRLPGGVAATVGAIQPLIVAVLASGLLGERLSARTAIAGIAGVAGVSLLVLRAGAKLDALGVAAALGGAAVMATGVVLSKRWTSPAPLLATTGWQLVAGGLVLLPVALLVEGPPPSGLTAGNVLGYAYLAIPGAAVAYALWFRGIRGLSATNVTFLSLLSPLVATTVGWLVLGQSLTAAQLLGAVIVLAALVAAQIPLKKKENHADHSVRSGGQRRERGGDRSALART, from the coding sequence GTGCTAAGCAACCGGATCGCCCTCATCGCCGTCACCGCGCTGGCGCCCGCCATCTGGGGCACCACCTACCTGGTCACCACCGAGTTCCTGCCGCCGGACCGGCCGCTGTTCGCGGCACTCGTGCGGGCGCTGCCCGTCGGCCTCCTGCTGGTCGCGCTCACCCGCCGGCTGCCGCGCGGGCAGTGGTGGTGGCGTTCGCTCGTACTGGGCACGCTCAACATCGGCGTGTTCCTCGCGCTGCTGTTCGTCGCCGCCTACCGGCTGCCCGGCGGCGTCGCCGCGACCGTCGGGGCCATCCAGCCGCTGATCGTGGCCGTGCTCGCGAGCGGGCTGCTCGGCGAACGGCTCTCGGCGCGCACCGCGATCGCGGGCATCGCGGGCGTGGCCGGTGTCAGCCTGCTGGTGCTGCGCGCCGGCGCCAAGCTGGACGCGCTCGGCGTCGCGGCGGCACTCGGCGGCGCGGCCGTCATGGCCACCGGGGTCGTGCTCAGCAAGCGCTGGACCTCGCCGGCGCCGCTGCTGGCGACCACCGGCTGGCAGCTCGTCGCGGGCGGGCTGGTGCTGCTGCCGGTCGCGCTGCTCGTCGAGGGACCGCCGCCGTCCGGGCTGACCGCCGGCAACGTGCTCGGCTACGCCTACCTCGCGATTCCCGGCGCCGCCGTGGCGTACGCGCTGTGGTTCCGCGGCATCCGCGGCCTGTCCGCCACCAACGTCACCTTCCTCAGCCTGCTCAGCCCGCTGGTCGCCACCACGGTCGGCTGGCTCGTGCTCGGCCAGAGCCTGACGGCCGCCCAGCTGCTGGGCGCCGTGATCGTCCTCGCCGCGCTCGTCGCGGCCCAGATCCCACTCAAGAAGAAGGAGAACCATGCGGATCACAGTGTTCGGAGCGGCGGGCAGCGTCGGGAGCGCGGTGGTGACCGAAGCGCGCTCGCGCGGACATGA